The Rosa rugosa chromosome 3, drRosRugo1.1, whole genome shotgun sequence sequence CAACCTCAAGAGATCCATATATTGAGCATTTCTCCACATAATCGATCACCAAAGCAGCACTAGCAGCCTTATGATCGTGAACCTCCTCGTAAAAGGGCCTCCACCCCTGTAGTGCAATATAAGATTATAACTATACACTTGACTCCCGATTGTTAATACAAATGTAAACAAACAAACATGATGTGTTTTCCACTTTTCCTTTCTAAGCAATCATGGATATCTCATTAGGTATATATCGATCATCACCACAAGCTCAAATCTTTATACAACTAAATCATCTAAGtcactaaaaagtcaacaacaTATGAAGGTCTGTTGATCATCAATAAATGAAAACAAATTTCTAGTACAGAAAATTGCAGATATCAGAAATAGGAAAGTGAACCATGAAAAGAATACTGTAAATTGAAGAAAGTAGTTAAAGTACCTTGTCCTTCGGCCTTCTGATTGCAGTGGAAGATGAAGACTCAGACTCAGACTCGTCTGAGAATTCCAGAGAAGCCCATCTCTTTTTTGCTAGAGACTCCCATAGGCAATCAGACCCACAAAGCTCCTTCCAACAACTACAACAACAAGCCAACGCACACAAATCCCACACCTTTGTTTCCAAAACAGAGCACAAAAACATCAACAAGTGCGGAAAATATAAAGaaccaaaagaaattgaaaccATCAAGGATCGTACCTCAAGTAACGAAGCAATTCTGAGGGCAATCTCGTCCGGGACTGGAAAAGAACCCATTTTCTGCTGCTTACATACGTCTTGTGCCTGAAAGCTTCGGTCTTTGGGTTGTTGCTGCCTCTCTTGTTTGTCAATTCGCATAAATGATGGGTGCTGCTGACGTTGGGGCATGTGGGTCTTCTCCGGTTTGGACCTCTTTGACATTGACATGGCGGTAGTAGTATTGCTCTAGGAACGACACGATACACGACGTGTTTCCGATTTCATACGACACCGAAACTCTTATCACATTCTTTTTTTCCCAGTTTTCACTGAAGGAGATGAATATGCAGATGGGGTGAAAAGGAAGGAGAAAGGTGTTCTTATACTTACGCCGAGGTATTTCTATCTTCCAAATGAAGAGAATGGAAAGGCTCAACTACCCCTCCACTAGAATTGAAATTTCAAAAGATAAACCTTCTAATTTtgtaaacaaaataattaacctTTCTTTTAAATGTATACTTCGAAATAAGTAAatttcaaagtttttttttatgataatacaatcaaaaacagagaaaaaaatagTTATTTATGatagggagaattccacaaatagtcactcaactatgactcattcgacactttggtcactcaagtttcaaatatattactttggtcactcaagtattacactgtcatttACAAAAGTCACTTCGTTGTGAAAAAAAATGCCCCTTgggtgacttttgtgaatgacagtgtaatacttgagtgaccaaagtgatatatttgaaacttgagtgaccaaaatgtcgaatgagtcataattGAGTGACGAAAGTGACTATTCTCCCTTTATGATAAGATTTATATATATGAAAACCTGAGTTCCATTCAATTTTGAAAGAATCGACTCTCTCCATTGACAACTATTTTTAACAAATAAATTCATTATATTGAAATTTGACTGAAAAGTATGTTTTATTGAGTACGATTCTCTATTAACTGTTTAGGATATCATCAAGTTTTTACTTATTTCACCTAATAAAAACTTATCAACTAAAAAAATACCGATATTGAAGGCATCGATTTCCTAAAACAATGTAAGACATTTAGAATCGAGATTCATACAAATGTCAAAGTCGAAACTCTCATTTATAATTCAACTTCCGAATATGAAGGTCTTATGTCTAGATTTTGACGAAGTCATACTCCAACAAAATTTTGAAACAATCTAAACCCAAAATAGAGATTTTAAACTCTAAAATCTCACCATAAGTATTCAGAACGCTCTATAACATGATATGGAAAAAACATAGTTAGATAAGATAAAAGGCTCACTCTGTTTATACAAAATTcaacatattttttttgtttttttaaaccccaccccaCTCCCACcattgatggggctcgaactcttgacctctcatatgagagaccaaagccttaccaccccaccaaacacacacacacacacacacaacatgTCTATACTTGATTACTCACAAGTTTGAATTGGAAACAATATTAGGTTTGGCAAGTAAAACATCTAAGATGTCCATGAAGCAGATCTTTTTATAAGGGGCTTCATTTGCTTATCTTCCTCTAGTGATATCATCCCCAAATGAGAAGGGTCATCCAACATCATCTTCGCCACCAAGTAGCCTGCAATGGACCATGTTTGGAACTTACGTGCCTGCTTTCCAATGTACCTCCCCGACTTGCCATCATAGTACTCCGGCCAGTGGTCTCTCGACAACCGGCTTTCAGTCAGATCAATCGCACGCCTGGCAATTTGGGGACGTCCCGTCTTTATACATGCCGCTGTCAACAGCCATAGAAGCACTACAACCACAAATTAACATATTTCAATTTAAGTATAGTTGCAATGAGAACATATAATTTCATGCTCCGAAGCATGTGATGTTTTAGATTTTTTAACAATACGTAGAGCATGTTATGTTTCGGTCTTTCGGATATGTCTAAAAAACCAACCTGGCCAAGAGCCCCCATTGTGGTAACTCCACTTAGTGTTCTTGGGGTCACAGCCCGTGACAATTCGATACTCATGGCTTTCAATGGTAGGATAACAAATTTTCATAGGCATTTCTCCAACCAGCTCATCCCAACGTTCTTCAATAAGGTCCATTATGGCTGCAGATTGCTCAGGGGTTGCCAGAGACGACAGAATCGCCACACAATTACCCAAACAGAACCACCGGAAATCCATTCTCGCAGGGCTCACATTTCCGATGAAGTAGCCACCACGACTCGGCATGAAATCGAACACCCAATCCGGAAGCGAATCGGGCATTACATTGAACTTGTTCACTGCTGTGTGAGAATACTCCTCTGTTTTATAGCGATATATATCATTGAGCTGCTTCAGGTCCAGCCAGAAATAGCTCCGCATGTGAAAGCTCAAAGCATGGAGACGATCAGTTATCCTCTCTACAAATTCCTTACCCACATCGTCTTGCTTGAGCAGGAAGCAAGCACATCTCAGAGCCATGAAGAATAGTGCTTGTATTTCTATGGGGTACCCATACACGCCCTGTAAAAAAAAGTGCAAGAGAAACATTACACTAGTTAGAATAGTTATTTGAAATGCAAATTTAGTTAAGAGTAGTGCTAACCAAAATTTTATACCGAAATTCAGTACAGAATCTTAGTATAAAATGATGTAATATATAACACATCACAATGTCGAAAATTGGTGCATGACATTTGACATGGTATATGTCACATTATTTAGTACTCAAATTTAAtataaatatttaaaattttaagttttttttttctttaattaatgaACTAACCATTCTACGATCAATCATACAACATCCATCAGCACATAACAGAGTTGGGAAAGTGTCGAAGCCTTCGGATAGACAGAGGCTGAGAATGAGGCGAATACCGTTTTGGCATTCGGGCAGTTCGGCGAGTGAAGAGTCCCCGGTAGACTTTGTGTAAGCACGAAGCAATATGATCCACCAAAACCCTGAATCAACCGGAGCAACTCTTCCTATTGCACTCTCGCCAAAATCTGCAGTGATGGTATCATTGTTTCTTACTTGGTCGTGCTCTACTTTGAAACTGGCTGGCATTACCCCTGCTCCTAGCTTAAACTCATCGACTATTTTCTCCCATGATTGGAGGCGAAGCGTTTTCAGAAGAAAGTTCTTCACTATTTCTTCTTCCCCATTCATCAAAAAGGCCAATGCACTCGGGACAAAGTCTCTAACAAATACCTGCCGTTACTTTTATCAAGTCAATTTAGGATATATTCTTCATTGCTATTTGCTAATACAGAATCAGACACTTGAGGATAGCATAAAGCCACGATGAAATGGAAATTGGGAGAGTATAAACTTGAAACCAAAACTGAAAAGTAGACCAATTAGTCATGAAACATGATATCTATGACCCTTACTTGTCACTAACATGGTTGCTAATCAAGGTAATTAACATCAACCTTATGAAGTtaaacacaaaaagaaaaatgtttgcAGCAACCCTTTTGTCAAATTGctattgtaaatttgtaaaaCCCTTGATATATCATTTAGGGGGAGAGTATCTAATGAGGACCACTTAAATGAGAACTTCATGATGATTTTTTTGTGAGACTCATTTTTCGATAACATTTTTGCAAATCAACCGTTAAATATTTAGAGACTCATATGTAAATCATTGATGTATTTTTTCAAccaattgaaaatcgttaatgcattcataatcgtgatttattgTTTATAAATATGAATGGTTCAGGTTTCACAGATTTGGTTTGcctattgatttgatctagttcggtattttaacgattagcaatttgaaagaaatttttcagaagtgatctactcatacatagataaacatctaacggttaatTTGctgtaatgtaatcgaaaagtgagtccccCAAactgttgattagaaagtcttcAGTGTAATGTGCTCATTAGAAGCTCTCCTATCATTTTAGAGTGCACATTGCCCAGAAAAGAGAACTCGTAATATTTTATTAGAGCATCCAACTCAATACCAACATGATTTTAGATGTTATCATACAAGTCTTTAAATTTAATTTCCAATGTGAGATTCTATTCTCtatgtaaaaaagaaaaaagacggAGAAGAATTAATGAATTAACCTGATCATAGTTAAGTTGTTCAACGGAACTGTCGACTGCAGCAAGAGTCCCAACAGGCTGGCCGCGAAAGTGAACAACAGAGCGCCTCAAGGTCTCCCAAGCATCGGAAACCATGAAATGCGAGTCATAGCATGACCTAGGCGTGGCAGTGTTCAAAACTGACGAGGACATATACTCGAGGTGTTCAATGTTTGACATTTCACTGAATGACCTTTCATCAAAGGACCTCTTCCTCTCCACATTTATTGTTTTAGGTCTCTCCAGCAACTTGAGAATTTCGGAGTCTCCGATGTCAAAGATGCTGCCGGCAGCCTCATGACTACTTCTTACACTTCCATTTTCCGCTGCGGCAGTCGGAGACATGTCGATCCTCAAATATCTGCAGGTTTGCAGATTTCCATTGATCAATAGGAACAAAGTTATGGGAAATTATATTCTGTTAAACATGGATTATACAGTTCTTCTACAAAATTCATATGCTTACcaaaaacgagagagagagagagaggggttacTCTAAGTCTCTAACAGCATATACTTATGCCTTCTCTGAAGTGAAGTTGGGTGCTTAATATACAGGTATATATATATCGGTTGGTATCTCGGGAAATCCGATGTACTGCTTGGGAGTTACCCCAcattttgtctttcattttatCCTAATTCAGATCAGTGAATATATGTCACACTCGCTACAAATTACAAAAGTCCAAAGGCTGATAATTGGAAACAAATTAATTCagatttttaattatgttttcttttctacaCTTCAAAGAGGTTGCTTCCcagtttttcttcattttcttaaCTCTATGGCTTCATTAAGAGGTAAGCAACCATTTTCGGGGAATAATATGGATTGGAGGGGCAGCTAAGTTGAAGAACCTCTGTGAGTCAAATCTTGGTATTAATTTGGGGGGAAGAAAACGTACATGATTGGTAGCATGGAAAGTAAAGTTAGGATATCGTCATTTAAGGTCATAATTTTGACCTCTTGTTCTAGTCTTGTATTGCCCGAGATAGCATAGTTACCTTTGATAGTTCTATGTAttccttttccattttttaaataaaaagactCTATAAGGAAAACTTTAAATATCATCTGCAATTGTGCAAGTTGAGTAAAGAGGATAAAAGAATAGAGCAAGAGTATGATTTTGCAATTGTTTTTCGTTGATAATGTGAACATCTTATTGCGTTACCAAGAGTAAGGGCGAGTGTCTTGTACTCTTCTTCAACACTAGACCCGAAAAGAGTTGATTGCTTTTAGAAAACCCCTTGGCCTTTTCCACTAAATACGTAGAAGCCAGTAAGGCAGTAATGGACCATGCACTATCGAAATACCTAGTCCTTGACAACAGAGAAGTTGGTTAACCCGttaggccaaggaccaacataATAATTTCTGAAATCGTAAGATTCATTTTACAGCCTAGAGATCCACGATAATGAGAGTGCGCATGAACAAACAACTGAAATTGATTGCGTAATTTTATTCAcgtcctatttttttttttttggtctaacTCTAAATTGCATCACCACTTTTGCTTTTCTCTCATCCTCACGCTATGAACTCGTTTCATTCTTTTGGGCCTTTGCGTTGGGCCCTtgttcaaaagaaaacaaacgcAAAAAGAAAAGATTTACAAAAACACAAATGTACCGCTTCACTCTTAAATTTTGACCGTTGATCTATTACTTCTCTGTTCAAGTGTTCAACACTCTTCAAAACACTTCCAAGTTCCCAACGGTCTTCTTCTTCCACTCTGCTTCGCTCCTCGTAAAGATTCAATCTTTCACTTCTAATCTTCTATCTGAGTTCTCTTCAGAAATGGGTACCGTAACTCGCTCTAAATCGTCGTCGGAAAGTCAAAATTGGGAGCACATATTCAACGCCATGGTCCAGATTTTACAGGAGCAGCAGTCCAAGCTGGAGACGATGGCCAAAGAGCGCAAAATGCTCGCCGATCGGATCAGAACGGAACACGACAAGTGGGCCTTCAGCGTCAGCCAATTGCAAGATCAAATTTCCCAGGTAAATTCATTTCCCCCAattcaaattagggttttgaaattcTCGGTTTTGGGGGAATTCGCTGAAAACTGGTCCGGTTTTCTTGTGATTTGTGGTGTAGTTGGAGGCGGATTTGGTTACGCAAGAGAAGGGTGGTGTGGTTGAGGTGGCCAAATTGGAGTTGCTTCTGGGCTTGAAGGAAAGAGAGGCTGTTctcttcaaatttcaaaaaggTACatactttagttttttttttttttttcatttttttttttttgttgttgttgttgtggtttTACTATAGTTCTGCTTCCAAAGGATAGAGAAATTGGAATTAATTTGGCTAACAATGTCTACTTAAGCTACTAAGTTGTGTTAGTTTTCGATCTTATTTGGATCAAAATTGAGTGTTCTACTTGTTTGTAAGTGTGTGATTTCCTCATTGTTTATTGGTCTTTTTGTATCCAGAGGATATAAAGAGGGACTTGGACGATTTTATAAGATGGGTTGAATTACACGCCAAAGAATCCTCTGATTCGAAGGTACATATAACTACCTTCCTCATTTCTATTGCAATTTCGTGTTGGTTTCTGTCCGAGTATTGTTCTAAGATCTTAATTAATCATAGGTAGGTGGGGAGAGCAGTAAACGAAAAGGAAGAAATAATAGCAATACAAAGTTGTCCAAAACTATTAATGAAGAAAAGCGGCTTTCTAAAGGTGTGGATGATGATCTGAGAAAGTTACAGCAGGAATATGATAAGCTTGCTTTGGAAAAGAAAACTGAGGTATCTGCACTCTTGGCTCAGAAGCAATTCGTGTGGAATCAGTATAATCTTTTGGAAAAAGACTACACCAGTAAACTAAAGAGTAAGCAGTCTGAAGTTGACCAGGCTGATGAAAAGATACAGGCTCTTCTTGCCAGTATGGAGCAATTACAGtcctcaaacaaagaaaaggatGATAAGATTGCATCATTAGAGACTGATTTCACCAAGCTGAAGGAAGAAAATTCCAAAGTTTTAAGGGAACTGGAGTCGTTAAGAAAGTCTGCAAGTGCTTCCACGACTCCTGTTTTGAACCACTGTTCAGCGGGAACCAGAGCATATAACTTGAGAGGCAAAAATAGTGCTCTTGATAGAAGTATTGTGACAGTCAAGAAAGAGTCGTCTGCTGTACAACTTACTGATCCTCTTAAGAACACCAAAATGGTACTTTTACTGTCAATACTATTTGTTTCCCCCTTGAAATTTTTAGCTTCTGTGATACATCTGCTAGTGGCTTTGACTCAATAGTACTTTGATGGCTCGATTCTCCTGAACTGTGGGAAGAAAGAATCTTTCACTAAAACAGTAAAACTATCATATATGATTTTCTTGGTTAGGTTGAAGAATGAAGCATCATTTATTGCACTTATAAATTTCTTGAAGTTAATTGGTTTGTGTAATGGCGTTTCAATGTTACTGGCTCACTTTGTTTAGACAAGGGGTTTTGCTAATATTATTGCACACAGGATATTAGAAAATCAAAAGCTACTTGCTAGTCTTTGTATGCTTGTTGCCCTGTAATCTAACTCCATTTGTTTGTTTCTGGATAACCAGGGGAGGAGCAGTTCAAAGAGAAATGGAGATGATGTTATAATAACTGAGGGAACTGTAAAGTTGTTCTCGTCCAGCTTTAAAGTACCAAAAGTGAAGAGTCATTGTCCTGCATCTGGCAAATCTTCGACATCATCTTCCagaggggggtagattgtaatgtGTTTTGTTCTGGACAACTCTTCAGACAAGCCTAAGGCTTGTGTTGTGTTGTCCTCTTCATTTGTAGGCATTGATTTGGTTTCATGTAAAGTATGTgttgattttagggtttagggcaaGCTCTGTCAGCTTGCGGCCTGTAAGATTGTAGCTTTTGGATCTGTCATAGATGACAGAGAGTATAGCTTTGGGAATGCAACATGATTGTAATTGCATCTATATATGTTGTCTTGCACATTTATGGTGTAAATTCCCACCATGGCAACAACTTTGTAGTTTCTCTCAGCTATTCCATTACCTTATTCTATGACTTGATTTAGTTAAGATCCACCAGTTGTTGGATCCTTTGAGTGAAAGACCTCTAAGCatgtgtttgttttttagtttcaTGTCATTTTCCAATCTTTCTTCTGTTAATACATAATATCAATAATGTTACAAGTTCTAGACAAAAGATATGGAGAGCAAGACTACATATATATGGTAAAGCTTCAAGATGCGTACAAAAGTTCATGGctagttcaaagttcaaacatagAAACAATAAAAGCACAACAAGAGGGCATTCAGTGTAGCATGGACAATAGTGAGAACAGCATTACATTGAGGCttgaattgaattgaaggaCACGTATTACAGATTCAGTCCATTTCTTCTGAGAGTTTTGTCACAATGGAGTATCATAAAGAAGGCTCGAGAACCACCTACTATGAACCTGAAGAGCCCCAAATCGGAGATGGTTGCCGGATGGAGCGAGCGCGAGGGTCCTCCTATGCTGATATATTGCTAGATGAAATCTCGGAGGTAAAAACCAACTTCACTGTAGAAAGTGAAATTGGCgttttggttttggggttttggtcCTCCTCTGTTGTCTTTTATGTGTAGATGGAGGAGAAATGGAGGGCGGTAAGCATGGAAGCTCGGCTGAGGCCACCTAATTAGCCGCGTTTGAAGCAAAGAGTGGCACATCGATCTGAATAAACTCAAAAACGGTGAATTATATTTTCCCTTCTTACTATCGTAAAGAAGAAGCAGAACACGAAGAAAGTTCTGAATTTGAGTAGTGTCGTATGTGAATTTGGATAACAATGTCACCTATTTAAGCAACTAAATTCTGTTAGTCAGTTGCAGTACAAATTATAAGAACTTGTACAAATACTCATGGACAAAATAGAAATCCAAATAACACACTCCATGCACATAATTTTTTCACGGAATAATAACACCATGAACTACTGCAATACCAAAATCAGAGTACATGAAGAGGTTGTAAACTCAAAA is a genomic window containing:
- the LOC133740549 gene encoding probable alkaline/neutral invertase D, producing the protein MSPTAAAENGSVRSSHEAAGSIFDIGDSEILKLLERPKTINVERKRSFDERSFSEMSNIEHLEYMSSSVLNTATPRSCYDSHFMVSDAWETLRRSVVHFRGQPVGTLAAVDSSVEQLNYDQVFVRDFVPSALAFLMNGEEEIVKNFLLKTLRLQSWEKIVDEFKLGAGVMPASFKVEHDQVRNNDTITADFGESAIGRVAPVDSGFWWIILLRAYTKSTGDSSLAELPECQNGIRLILSLCLSEGFDTFPTLLCADGCCMIDRRMGVYGYPIEIQALFFMALRCACFLLKQDDVGKEFVERITDRLHALSFHMRSYFWLDLKQLNDIYRYKTEEYSHTAVNKFNVMPDSLPDWVFDFMPSRGGYFIGNVSPARMDFRWFCLGNCVAILSSLATPEQSAAIMDLIEERWDELVGEMPMKICYPTIESHEYRIVTGCDPKNTKWSYHNGGSWPVLLWLLTAACIKTGRPQIARRAIDLTESRLSRDHWPEYYDGKSGRYIGKQARKFQTWSIAGYLVAKMMLDDPSHLGMISLEEDKQMKPLIKRSASWTS
- the LOC133740550 gene encoding uncharacterized protein LOC133740550; amino-acid sequence: MGTVTRSKSSSESQNWEHIFNAMVQILQEQQSKLETMAKERKMLADRIRTEHDKWAFSVSQLQDQISQLEADLVTQEKGGVVEVAKLELLLGLKEREAVLFKFQKEDIKRDLDDFIRWVELHAKESSDSKVGGESSKRKGRNNSNTKLSKTINEEKRLSKGVDDDLRKLQQEYDKLALEKKTEVSALLAQKQFVWNQYNLLEKDYTSKLKSKQSEVDQADEKIQALLASMEQLQSSNKEKDDKIASLETDFTKLKEENSKVLRELESLRKSASASTTPVLNHCSAGTRAYNLRGKNSALDRSIVTVKKESSAVQLTDPLKNTKMGRSSSKRNGDDVIITEGTVKLFSSSFKVPKVKSHCPASGKSSTSSSRGG
- the LOC133738506 gene encoding uncharacterized protein LOC133738506, which codes for MSMSKRSKPEKTHMPQRQQHPSFMRIDKQERQQQPKDRSFQAQDVCKQQKMGSFPVPDEIALRIASLLEVWDLCALACCCSCWKELCGSDCLWESLAKKRWASLEFSDESESESSSSTAIRRPKDKGWRPFYEEVHDHKAASAALVIDYVEKCSIYGSLEVAQYQRAIEDLHAMRFGYEDVVLLLLKPSLSVQINLLGLHYCMNWLKVPVKCVVKELRIRKLAERRVCVKWWTLGKWSNGYGIRMNDELHSHQFTLLAVALARAEEVLAVLYRGAIHEVLRVQIMVAKPSSTPSSSLRIF